AGATCGGCGCCCTGACCGGCAACGCCAACGCGGGGGAGCGGCTCGGAGCCCTTCAGCCGCAGCTCCTCCCGCTGGCCGACCGGGTGCTGGAGCCGACCACGCCCGAGGCGCTGGCCGGCCATGACGTCGTTTTCCTCGCCCTCCCGCACGGCCACTCGGCCGCCGTCGCCGAGCAGCTGGGCGACAGCGCGCTGATCGTCGACTGCGGCGCCGACTTCCGGCTGCGGGACGCGGCGGACTGGGAGCGGTTCTACGGCTCCCCGCACGCCGGCACCTGGCCGTACGGCCTGCCCGAGCTGCCCGGGGCCCGCGACGCCCTCAGGGGGTCCACCCGCGTCGCGGTCCCCGGGTGCTATCCGACGGCCGTGAGCCTCGCGCTCTTCCCGGCCTACGCGGCGGGGCTGGCCGAGCCCGAGGCCGTGATCGTGGCCGCCTCCGGCACCTCCGGCGCCGGCCGATCGCTCAAGCCGCACCTGCTGGGCAGCGAGGTGATGGGCGCCATGAGCCCGTACGGTGTCGGCGGCACGCACCGGCACACCCCCGAGATGGTCCAGAACCTGTCGGCGGTCGCCGGCGAGCGCGTGACCGTCTCGTTCACACCGACCCTCGCGCCCATGTCCCGGGGCATCCTCGCCACCTGCTCCGCCAAGGCCAGGCCCGGCGTGACCGAGGCCGCGCTGCGGGAGGCGTACGCCAAGGCGCTGGCCGCCGAGCCGTTCGTCCGGCTGCTCCCGGCCGGCCAGTGGCCCACCACCGGCGCCGTCGCCGGCTCCAACGCGGCCCTGGTGCAGGTCACGCTGGACGAGGCCGCCGGCCGGCTCATCGCCATCAGCGCCATCGACAACCTCACGAAGGGCACCGCGGGCGGCGCGGTGCAGAGCATGAACATCGCCCTGGGCCTCCCCGAGGACACGGGGCTGTCGACGATTGGAGTGGCTCCATGAGCGTCACGGCAGCACGGGGATTCACGGCGGCGGGCATCGCCGCGGGGATCAAGGAGAGCGGCGGGCCCGACCTCGCGCTCGTCGTCAACCAGGGGCCGCGCACCGCCGCCGCCGGCGTCTTCACGAGCAACCGCGTCAAGGCCGCCCCCGTGGTCTGGTCCGAGCAGGTCCTGCGGGGCGGCCGGATCTCGGCCGTCGTCCTCAACTCCGGCGGCGCCAACGCCTGCACCGGACCGCTCGGCTTCCAGGACACCCACGCCACCGCCGAGAAGGTGGCCGACGTCCTCGGCCACAGCGCCGCCGAGGTGGCCGTCGCCTCCACCGGCCTCATCGGCATCCGGCTGCCGATGGACAAGCTGCTGGCCGGCGTCGAGACGGCCGCCGGGGAGCTCTCCGCGCACGGCGGCGAGCGGGCCGCCATCGCGATCAAGACCACCGACACCGTCCACAAGACCGCCGTCGCCGGCGGGACCGGCTGGGTGGTGGGCGGCATGGCCAAGGGCGCCGGGATGCTCGCCCCCGGCCTGGCCACCATGCTCGTCGTCCTCACCACCGACGCCGACCTCGACGCCCCCGCCCTCGACCGGGCGCTGCGCGCCGCCACCCGGACCACGTTCGACCGGATCGACTCCGACGGCTGCATGTCCACCAACGACACGGTGCTGCTGCTGGCGTCCGGTGCCTCCGGCGCCGTCCCGGAGGAGGCGGAGTTCGCCGAGGCCGTCCGCGTGGTCTGCGACGACCTGGCCCATCAGCTCATCAAGGACGCCGAGGGCGCCTCCAAGGACATCCGGGTCGAGATCGTGGGCGCGGCCACCGAGGACGACGCGGTCGAGGTCGCCCGCTCCATCGCTCGCAACAACCTCCTCAAGTGCGCCATCCACGGCGAGGACCCCAACTGGGGCCGGGTGCTCGCCGCCATCGGCACCACCTCCGCCGCGTTCGATCCCGACCAGCTCAACGTCGCGATCAACGGCGTCTGGGTCTGCAAGAACGGCTCGGTCGGCGAGGACCGCGACCTGGTCGACATGCGCCACCGCGAGGTCGTCATCACCGCCGACCTCGCCGCCGGCGCCGAGTCCGCCGTGCTGTGGACGAACGACCTGACCGCCGACTACGTCCACGAGAACAGCGCCTACTCCTCCTGATCCCTCCGACGAGCCCTCCGCGAAAGCCGGTCATGACGGACAATCACGTATCAGGACCCGTGCCCGCCACCCGCAGGCACACCGCTCTGCCCAAGGCGCGGATCCTTATCGAGGCCCTGCCCTGGCTCACCCGTCACCACGGGAAGACCGTGGTCATCAAGTTCGGCGGGAACGCCATGGTGGACGACGCGCTGAAGGCCGCGTTCGCCCAGGATGTCGTCTTCCTCCGCCACGCGGGGCTGCGCCCGGTCGTGGTGCACGGCGGCGGCCCGCAGATCAACGCGCAGCTCGAACGGCTCGGTCTCACCTCCGAGTTCAGGGCGGGGCTGCGCGTCACCACGCCCGAGACCATGGACGTGGTCCGGATGGTGCTGGCCGGTCAGGTGCAGCGCGACCTGGTCGGCCAGCTCAACCGGCACGGCTCGCTCGCCGTGGGCATGACGGGCGAGGACGCCCGCCTGATGTCGGCGACCAAGCGTTACGCCCGGATCGACGGCGAGCGTGTGGACCTCGGCCGCGTCGGCGACATCACCGGCATCGACCCCGGCGCCGTGCTGGCGCTGCTCGACGACGGCCGCATCCCGGTGATCTCCTCGATCGCCCGCAGCACCGACGACGACCACGTCTACAACGTCAACGCCGACACCGCCGCCGCCGCGCTC
Above is a window of Streptomyces sp. NBC_01803 DNA encoding:
- the argC gene encoding N-acetyl-gamma-glutamyl-phosphate reductase, translating into MAVRAAVAGASGYAGGEILRLLLQHPRIEIGALTGNANAGERLGALQPQLLPLADRVLEPTTPEALAGHDVVFLALPHGHSAAVAEQLGDSALIVDCGADFRLRDAADWERFYGSPHAGTWPYGLPELPGARDALRGSTRVAVPGCYPTAVSLALFPAYAAGLAEPEAVIVAASGTSGAGRSLKPHLLGSEVMGAMSPYGVGGTHRHTPEMVQNLSAVAGERVTVSFTPTLAPMSRGILATCSAKARPGVTEAALREAYAKALAAEPFVRLLPAGQWPTTGAVAGSNAALVQVTLDEAAGRLIAISAIDNLTKGTAGGAVQSMNIALGLPEDTGLSTIGVAP
- the argJ gene encoding bifunctional glutamate N-acetyltransferase/amino-acid acetyltransferase ArgJ, which gives rise to MSVTAARGFTAAGIAAGIKESGGPDLALVVNQGPRTAAAGVFTSNRVKAAPVVWSEQVLRGGRISAVVLNSGGANACTGPLGFQDTHATAEKVADVLGHSAAEVAVASTGLIGIRLPMDKLLAGVETAAGELSAHGGERAAIAIKTTDTVHKTAVAGGTGWVVGGMAKGAGMLAPGLATMLVVLTTDADLDAPALDRALRAATRTTFDRIDSDGCMSTNDTVLLLASGASGAVPEEAEFAEAVRVVCDDLAHQLIKDAEGASKDIRVEIVGAATEDDAVEVARSIARNNLLKCAIHGEDPNWGRVLAAIGTTSAAFDPDQLNVAINGVWVCKNGSVGEDRDLVDMRHREVVITADLAAGAESAVLWTNDLTADYVHENSAYSS
- the argB gene encoding acetylglutamate kinase codes for the protein MTDNHVSGPVPATRRHTALPKARILIEALPWLTRHHGKTVVIKFGGNAMVDDALKAAFAQDVVFLRHAGLRPVVVHGGGPQINAQLERLGLTSEFRAGLRVTTPETMDVVRMVLAGQVQRDLVGQLNRHGSLAVGMTGEDARLMSATKRYARIDGERVDLGRVGDITGIDPGAVLALLDDGRIPVISSIARSTDDDHVYNVNADTAAAALAAALGAETLMVLTDVEGLYADWPASDEVISRLTESELEKLLPDLASGMVPKMAGCLYAVRNGVRTARVIDGRVQHAILLEIFTDEGIGTMVVPDGAGKGEPT